A region from the Silene latifolia isolate original U9 population chromosome 7, ASM4854445v1, whole genome shotgun sequence genome encodes:
- the LOC141592445 gene encoding diacylglycerol kinase 4-like, with protein MEQPSSSTSSAADAAADAASAAADSASADTAAGETSFRSSVMDSFRGLRVDRDELRRRISIPQYLRLAVRRAIYSKDVAAGVDSADLLAAEEVDNPPEGPMVVFINSRSGGRHGPELKLRLQQLMGEEQVYDLSDVKPNEFVEYGLACLEQLSMGDPIAKHTREKLRIVVAGGDGTVGWVLGSLGELHKDARYPIPPVSIIPLGTGNDLSRSFGWGGSFPFAWKTAVKRSLHKASTGPLCRLDSWDVSITMPAREVVEMPYSMKLTGECTLDQDVVVNGQLPEKVTCYDGVFYNYFSIGMDAQVAYGFHNLRNEKPYLAQGPIANKLIYSGYSCTQGWFFTPCVSDPGLRGLNNILRIHIKKVNCSEWEKVRVPPNVRSVVALNLNNYASGRHPWGNLTPEYLEKRGFVEASPDDGLLEIFGLKHGWHASFVMVELISAKHIAQAAAIRFEVRGGEWRESFMQIDGEPWKQPLDKEYSTFVEIRRVPNQSILIRGE; from the exons atgGAGCAACCATCATCATCGACATCGTCGGCGGCGGATGCGGCGGCTGATGCAGCGTCGGCGGCGGCTGATTCAGCGTCGGCGGATACGGCAGCCGGGGAAACATCATTTCGGTCGTCGGTGATGGATTCATTCAGAGGGTTAAGGGTTGACAGAGATGAACTCCGACGTCGGATTTCAATACCACAATACCTTAGACTTGCTGTAAGACGTGCCATTTATTCGAAGGATGTCGCCGCCGGAGTTGACTCTGCTGATTTGTTGGCTGCTGAAGAGGTTGACAATCCACCTGAGGGTCCCATGGTTGTGTTTATTAATTCCAGAAGTGGTGGTAGACATGGTCCTGAACTTAAGTTGAGGTTGCAGCAATTAATGGGTGAAGAACAG GTGTATGACCTTTCTGATGTAAAGCCTAATGAGTTTGTAGAGTATGGATTGGCTTGCCTGGAGCAGTTGTCCATGGGTGATCCTATTGCCAAACATACCCGGGAAAAGTTGAGAATAGTG GTTGCCGGTGGAGATGGTACGGTTGGATGGGTACTTGGTAGTTTAGGAGAACTTCACAAAGATGCTCGTTATCCTATTCCTCCGGTATCAATTATTCCCCTTGGCACTGGGAATGATCTGTCCCGGAGTTTTGGTTGG GGTGGTTCATTTCCATTTGCGTGGAAGACAGCTGTGAAGAGGTCTCTTCATAAGGCTAGTACGGGACCTCTTTGTCGTTTGGACAG TTGGGACGTGTCAATAACAATGCCAGCCAGAGAAGTTGTGGAGATGCCTTATTCGATGAAGTTAACAGGAGAGTGCACTCTTGATCAG GATGTAGTAGTTAATGGTCAGCTTCCTGAGAAAGTGACGTGCTATGATGGGGTGTTCTATAATTATTTTAGTATTG GTATGGACGCACAAGTGGCATATGGCTTCCACAACTTGCGTAACGAAAAGCCCTATCTTGCACAAGGTCCAATTGCAAATAAG TTGATCTATTCTGGATATAGCTGCACTCAGGGTTGGTTTTTCACGCCGTGTGTCAGCGACCCAGGCTTACG GGGACTCAATAACATTCTAAGGATACATATTAAAAAGGTTAATTGTTCAGAATGGGAGAAAGTACGAGTCCCTCCAAA TGTCAGATCAGTAGTTGCATTGAATCTTAATAATTATGCCAGTGGAAGGCATCCTTGGGGTAATCTGACTCCAGAGTACTTGGAAAAG AGAGGCTTTGTTGAAGCCAGTCCCGATGATGGTCTTCTTGAAATATTCGGTCTAAAGCATGGATGGCACGCTTCTTTTGTGATGGTAGAACTGATCTCTGCCAAGCACATTGCTCAG GCAGCTGCAATAAGATTTGAAGTAAGAGGTGGTGAGTGGAGGGAATCATTCATGCAGATAGATGGAGAGCCATGGAAACAACCACTTGATAAAGAGTACTCCACATTTGTCGAGATCAGGCGTGTCCCAAACCAGTCTATATTGATCAGAGGCGAGTAA